The Tindallia californiensis genomic sequence GGAATTGCTATGATGGGTATTGGTGCCGGTCTGGGAATGCCCCCGGCTTTAACCGCCGGTGCCGTGCTTTCCGGTGCATACTTTGGAGATAAACTTTCTCCGGTGTCCGACAGCACGATTCTAACAGCAACCATGTCGAATGTAGACGTTATTGATCACGTGAAGGCAATGATTCCGGTTACGGTACCGGCCTATGTGATCACATCCATCGCTTTTACCATTGTGGGCTTTCGTTATAGTGATGGTGCGGCTGATTTAAGCCAGGTAGAAACCGTTATGGGATCGATTAGTACCATCTTTAATGTGAATCTGTTTTCGTTAATTCCCATGGCGCTGATCATCGCGTTATTGGTAATGAAAAAGCCGGCTATTCCAGTGATTGCTTTTGGTGCATTTTTGGGAGTTGTGTGGGGAGTTGTTTTTCAAGGATTACCGGCCACGGTAGCGCTAACAACTGCTTGGGCACAAATTCCACAGGATACAGGCCTTGAATTTATTGATAATATTCTTAGTAGAGGTGGAATGGCATCGATGTTGGGCTCGCTTGTTATTATTATCTTTGGATTAGGCTTTGGAGGATTATTAGGAGAAATTGGAGTCTTGAAAAAGCTAACAAGAGTATTGCTGGATAAGTGGGTGACAAATGCCGGAACGGCTTCGGTGGCTACCATTATCACCGGATTTTTTGGAAATTTCTTTGGAAGTGGCATGTACGTTGCCTTGATTCTGACCCCTAAAATCATGAGTGAAAAAATAGATGAACTAGGGCTAGATCGCCGCGTACTTTCAAGAAATTCAGAGTTTGGATCAACCTTAACCTCTGGGATGGTGCCATGGAGTGACAATGGAGTATACATGGCGGGCATCTTAGGAGTTTCCACATTAGAGTATTTACCCTTTATGTGGTTGGCTTTTTCCTGTATTATTATCAGCATCATCTATGGATTTACAAACCGATTTCTATATGATTCCGTCATGAAAGAGAGCTAAGCTGGATTCACAAAAAACGAAAGAAAACGAAAAAAGAAAAAACGCCTCGTGCACATCTTTTATGATGCTGTCGAAAGGCGTTTTTTTTACAAAGTTTTTTCAAACCTTTAGCTTATGGTGATGCCTTAGGTAAAGATACTCACAAAGAATAGGAAGAAGGCCGATAAACACTAAGGTGATAAGGATATTAATATTAAAAAAATCTGAGGGCTGCTGTATTTCTGAAAGCTGTAAGCCAGCATTGGTAAATAAAAGAACTCCGGGCACAATGCTTATCAAACTCACCCGGAAATAAGTGCTAGCCTTCATAGGAGTGAGGGCGAAAAAAGAATTAATCACCACAGAAGGGGTAAATTCTGATAACCGCAGGAAAAACAGTAAGCTGCTGCCA encodes the following:
- the nhaC gene encoding Na+/H+ antiporter NhaC, producing the protein MTEKNEMLPKMWQVLFVLGGFLVLAFIFISSGIGVQLALFGGWFLAFAVGKSMGMAYADMEKAAIKGIANGMNAILILLTVGALIGTWISGGIVPSFIYYGLQTIHPSIFLLATLLITSITSLTTGTSWGSAGTAGIAMMGIGAGLGMPPALTAGAVLSGAYFGDKLSPVSDSTILTATMSNVDVIDHVKAMIPVTVPAYVITSIAFTIVGFRYSDGAADLSQVETVMGSISTIFNVNLFSLIPMALIIALLVMKKPAIPVIAFGAFLGVVWGVVFQGLPATVALTTAWAQIPQDTGLEFIDNILSRGGMASMLGSLVIIIFGLGFGGLLGEIGVLKKLTRVLLDKWVTNAGTASVATIITGFFGNFFGSGMYVALILTPKIMSEKIDELGLDRRVLSRNSEFGSTLTSGMVPWSDNGVYMAGILGVSTLEYLPFMWLAFSCIIISIIYGFTNRFLYDSVMKES